TGCTTGgcattaataatttattttttattgttcacCTGCACGCAATTgagattttatattttgtgtttaagGTTTTTACTGATACAAAGAAGAATTCCGAAGTGAAGGATGTTGAACTACCCAGCGCAGGGATTGTGAGCAGGTTAAAGGATAAATTtagaaatgataaaaaaatagaaactGCATCCAAGCCTACTACATTTCCTGCCATATACAAGAGAGCAAAGAGCGCTAATGATATGTTCAGCCCAGGTATTTAGTTTATTTCAAGCAGTCTTGCTTAAATCTTGCACCATGCGTCATGACCTGTCCGTTTGCATGTGAATAATAATTCCACAAACCTTCTATAGTTTTCATGAACGGGGTGCAGGAAGACGGATCAGCACTGACACCATCCAACCCATCTCTTCCAAGGACATTTACATACCCAAGTGATACTTCtgttactttaaacaaaatagaaagaaAGGAATCTGTCGATTTAACAACACCACGAGGATTCAGGTCACGAAAAGACtccattgaaaattttgtaactcCGTATCACAAGGTAACCTCTCCAACCGGCATACGGAAAGTCACTCCACCTGTGCTGTCACCAAGGAAACTAAGAGGACCCGTGAAATCAGCGTCAATTGATACATCTTCGCTGCACGCTCCTGGGCGTAAGGAGTTTAATACATTTGACACTGTGATTACTGAGAAGGCAATTTTGCCCAAGCTACATTCCTTTGAACCATCTCAGGATTTCAACAAAGAGGTCATTACGCTGCACTCTGGGAACTTGGAAAACCAAGTGAAAGTAGAACAGAATAACAATCCATACATTGTGAAGACTTCAGAAGTAATTAAATCAGCTGCACTAATTTCGCCCGAATTGCATTCAGTAAAAAGTCCACATATCAGAGGGCCTCGATCACCAGCTAATTCAAATAATGTTCCCCCAGCTtctaataaagaaaatatccCACAAGTTCCGAAACGACGGCAAATTAATTACACCAAAGCACATATCCCTGCAAGTACAATCAAGTCCCTTCCACATGAGAAATCACCTATGGTGACCCATCAAAAATCCCAAGACATCATCCAGAGCAAAGATGAGTGCAGGATAATAGATCTTGGCCGAACATCCATGGATCCTTCCCTTTTGAAAAGCAAAGCAGCCATTGCGGCAAATGAAATAATGAAAGAATCTAAAACAATCATGATAGTACCAAAGTTAAAATCGAAAGCCACTCCAGTTACACAAACACCTGCGCCATCaaagcaaaagcaaaaggTTGCAGCCAAAGACGTAAAAGtggtgaaaaatatttccaacatTGATGACTTTGCTACAAATATTCCTCCTCCAAAAGATACCGTTATCTCTTCTGTTGATCATGCAAGCTACAAAAGTGGGACTAAAAGCATCAATAAAACAAGTACTGTGCCCGCATCATCAATTGATGACGTAATAGCCAAGGATAAAGAagagaaaaaagttaaagattCCGTTCCAAACTCTGGCATCAAAACTGTTGTCATACAAGAGAATATGCCTTTGTCTGAAGATCTATCTACAAAAGTCCGATCACTGCCAAAGACAGCAGTGCAATCAAAAACTGTTGACAGAGGAGTTAATTCTGCTGTTGCTGAAACTGATGGCAAAGCAAAGTCCAGGTCTCTTTTTGTGAAAAGTAGCAAAGCAACTGTTCAAACAAATCGAGATTCATCTTCAGGTGACACGATACAATCTTTGTTTGgaccaaaatttaaaaaaccaGGCACGGTTACCACCAACAGTTTTGGTGGAAAAAGCTTTGTTATTGATCCCAGCAAATTTAAGTCGAGTGCTAGATCTGCCACAACAACTCCCACTTCAGCCTCCAAGGTAAACTTTTACTAAGTTTGTGCCTGATGAATTTTTTTGATGTTACACAAAATAACTTGCATAAAATTTGAATATCATTTTtctgtgcaaattttttgttgtgtcacATATCACCTTCATTGAAATAccatatttttacaatttatacACAACAGGGCACAGTTCAATCTGTAGGCAATACGATGGTAATAACGCCCAAAACTCGTGCCGGAAGTGCCCCTTCGCCATCAGATGACAATGCACAGTCAAAGGGAAAGCGGAAGTTAACAGTGgatcaaataaaagttattgGAGGATACGTTAAGCTTGATCACAGTAACCTTGCAAAGCCAAACAAGATACCCAAAAATAATGTAAGTTTTACAAAACTACTGAAGGAAAGTACAATGTATGTAAttatgtattttgttttcacaacAATTTCCTTGCCctttattatgtttttaatCCACATTTGGATGACTTATCACAATATAATTTATATCATTTAAATTCAACAAAGCATGTTAGATTTCAAGATGGTCGTCTTGAAACCGTTTTCCAATATCCATCCGAACGGTCCTTGCTGAATGAAGTAAATGAACTTAGCTTGAACCAGAAAATGGCATCCCTGCATAATAAACCAAGCAGTATGAGTAAGATTATATAAATCTTATATTATATGATAATTAATAACTTAATGCACCAAAGGCTGGGCTTTAAAAGCTTACTTTTATTGCAGAAGATGCGAAGACCAGTTATACACCAAAATACCTTCTTGGAAAGAAAGGAAATCTCGACATAGAAGATAATGATGAAGATGATCTATCAACAATTTCAGCACCTGCTCCAATAGAggaaaaaatttcatcaacGGATGCCAAACCACTTGCAGATGGCGATGCTACTTCATTTAGTTTTTCCTCTTCCAATGATCTACTTTTCTAAACTGAACAAGTGCAATATATATTGATGTTATGCTAAGTTGAATAAATCTACAAGAATTTAGTCATCTGTGCCAGCAAAAACTGTAACGGTTAGTTTAGTAACCTGCATCGTGTTGTTGCTTGACGATAAAGATATGCTCATTTTAActtgtttaaataataattactgGTCTGTTATTTCATTAACTGTGATTGAGTTGTTTTCTGTATgcatttaaaatcaatttagaCAAAATAAGTTGCTGTTCTTAAATATGTTACGCTATATATTTGCTGACTTGACATAATACAGTAGATGCTTTTGTTACTACCAGTTCTAAACATCCCGTTTGTGAGCGCTGTTTTATGTGTCAGTACGTTCTGGTGGAACTCTCGTAAAAGCTACGTTTTTCACCATGCTGATTgtcccatttttattttgtttggtaTATTTTACGTGTGACGGATAACTTAGTAACGTTTAGATGTATGTTAACGTAACATCTACCAAGTGCCCAGTGAAGTGTTCACAATGTAATTCTTTAAAAGTTTCTCATTTGCACTTATTTCGAATTTTTTGTTATGCGCAAATAATAGTTACGTTTTTGAGTGAGAAATTGATGAACGgcattttgtttataattattttttctgtaCGCTGTTACTGAATCATGTATCAACTATATAGCATAATTAATGTGGCGGCATCCTTTTTTTGTAACACTCACAACTTGGCATAAAATATTATcagtttctttagttctaaacgGATTGTGCGAGATTATTTCATTAACTTGTATTATGCTGTTTGATATAAGTTTTACTTCGTAAAGATGTGTTACTGACCTTGCGTTACAATAGTAGTTTTATATAACAACGTATACATCTCGCTTATGAGAAGCATCCGTTACtgtatttttactttgtattTACGTGTGCAATTTAGTCTTGACGGCTAACGCTTATTAGACAATGCATTgaataaaatgctaggttgaGTTTACACAAGCAAGCAGACGAACTTCTTTGGCAACTTACTAAATTGAATAAATATTGCAGTGATAGTTGCAAATTCAGATAAGCAGTAGGAGTAATGTATATGCGTTTGCACCGTATCGAccaaaatttgcttttttaggTTCAATTTACTGGCTCccgaaattttaaaacattttcaagaaaatcaCACAAAACTAGTTCGTAATTGTCTGGGTTGGATCTTTTCCACTCTGCCTCCCACAATTGAGCCTTCGAGTGCCACTGAAGTAGCTCTTCGTTAGAATCTTCTGCACCATCGTTTTTGTAACAGAAAGCTACCGTATTTACATCGCTTTCACAGTCCCGAGTGTAGACAAGTGGAAACGTTTTCTGTATGTCAGCGAATAAGTTCATCTTCGTTTTTTGGTCACGACAGAGAACATTCACCATAAGCGCTCCTGAAGGAGACATAGAGTTAATTAAGTGtatcataaataaacaaagttagtttgatgacgtTAACAGATGCCTCAGAATTCAGAAAAACTGCGTGGTCAGGTAGCATTTCCGTTGTTTGATTTCATTAAGTAGTTCCACAACGTTTGATAAACATGGATCAACTATACACCGACACGCTGCCAAATCATGTCACATTTGCGCAAGAAACTGCCTATTAACTTTCAATTCCGGCTacaaccaaaatttttattacacatGTCAAAGCTTCACAAACCTACCTCTTGGTTTGACGATGCATttgatattttcaaatgcCTCCTCGGTAATAAATTCTGCTGGGGGTGCTCTTAGACTCTTAGTATCATCTTTAGAATCAACATCGATTACAACAATATCAAACAGATATCCATCAGCTAAAAACAAAGTAACGCCATCTAGCCATAACTAAAAACACCATACTCATACTGAGAGACCTACACTTAAATTTTAACGACGTgaattttaatttacatttctCATCTGCTACTTCCATCTTTTTGACCATGTTTTCTACAAAACTAACACCGTCTTCAATGCAAATATCCAAACGTGATTTGAAAGTTTCTTCCGACACTCCAAACCAATTTCTGCAGACATCAGCTACAGCTCCATCAAGTTCAACTGCAGTCACATGACTGTTGGGGAAAAAGTGAAGTGTGTGAAAGGCAAGGGATCCACCTCCAAGGCCCAGGATGAGGACACGAAACGAATCATGCATTGAATCCCTGTATGAAAGCCATTGTGCCTAATTatcaaataaacaacaaacaagcCAAAAGGCTCAGTTGACCTAACTTTCCAATACGAATAACTGGAGTTTAGggaattttgttgtttacaaTATGTTTCTTATTGTTATCCtgtattgttaaattttttgtcagtAGCAATCATTCAGACAAGATCACTTACAAGATCCCGGTATATCCTGCCACCATAATTTGAAGGTACTGAGATGTAAGATAAGAAGGGTCCGGTGTGAGATTTTCAAAGTCAGTTTTTGTCTTTGAAAGcttttgcttttgctttttattggttttctCTGTATTTGTATTAAAATTGATTACAATTATTCTTCAGTATTGTTTATTGTACTTATCGATTGGTACTTCACTAATTCTTAACTTTTATGCATCTCTGGACAAAGTAATATCACCAAAAAATatgcaacaaaacaaaacgtgATACTAATGTGTATTTAACATAATATCAGAATATTTGTCCTCAAACTGAAGAAATTCTTTGCACGACTTTTGAGCCTTGGTTaccaaaacttgtttatggCATTTTCTACGCCACCTCATAACTATTACAATAGAAAATTCTACCAAACTACTGAAATGTACTTTGAGAAGTCTTTCTTGTTAGCCTGACTACACTTTGCACGATTGCAGATGAAAACAACAGTTGTCGGTACCAGACACCTTCACTTCCGACATAGTCTTCAATCACAAACGGCCCAGTGAACTCACTCTCACCACGATATCTAACATGCCTTTCACCAATATCATCTCCACCAATTGACAAAAATGGTACCTGAAGAAATTAGAAATGAAATTACAAGCTAAACCACTTCAAACAACAACAAGCTAAATGTTTAAGAAGTAAAGCTGGCCCAAAAATGTTCAAAGACTGGCTGCTTGAATTTGATTTTTACCTTATAATTATCATCCAGTGACGCCGGTGCAAGTTCCATTACTTTTAAAGAGAGCTCTTTTTGTATTTGCTGCATCCCACCTTCATACACATGGTCCCTGCTTAATGCGACTATTGCCAATCGCTTAAACTGCGCATTTTTGGCCACCTCAAGTCGTCCTAGAAAAGGTACAAAActaagtttttcacaaataaattttcgcAGAATGATTAAGTTTggacaaagtttttattcattCTACCTTTTGGTGATGAAAAAAGCCATTCGGATTCACGACCTTGTGGTATAATAAATACACCATATTTCAGCAAAGGGTTATAAGTTTCCAAGTCAACAATGTTTATCTTGTATCGAGGAATGATGATGTTGTCTAAAATTATCagaaaaaacattgcaaaatgaaacACGATAGCAGATTGCATAATGACACTGTTATCTTCAATGTCATGATGTTCAATGCGGTCCTTTAACAACCAAGGTCCATGCATCAGATTTTCAGAAATCAACAACTTGTTTTAGTCATTTCCAATGCCATTTAAAGGGCAAGTTTTAGGAAATCTTAGAACATATTTCTAATAGTATCTTGTGGTTCTCATGGCAGCAACTCATTTTAGCCGTCAGTCTGAAATATGACCACAATAATATTAATGGATTTTAGCAAATAGCTCAACTAACATGCTGTCTAAATAACCCTTAAGAGTTGTTACTTCACGAAACCCAAGAACTAACCTTCAAACATGTAACttcattacaaaataaatgggCATAATTAGTCATTTAACTAGGCCAGCCAAGAAATGTGAAGTAACGGAGTACACTGTACTCTGTTCTCATATTTTATGAGAAGTGAAAATATCACAGGAAAAGGTAAATATGTAAAACCAACATGAAGCTTTACAGATTATCATGTTAAccaatgtttattttgtaaaataagaTATGATCTTGAAAAGGTTCAGACtgttaaaatcaaattttgtgAGATCTTTGCATATCTTAAAACTCAGTAATGACCACAATTTATGTTTCCTTTGTTGTTGATTGCATTATTACCTGAACAAGGTGTTGTTTGCCGCATAATGGAATAAGACATTATCTATAGTTCGTATGAAATATACACAATATATACACTATAGACAACCTTTGTTTTCAATTGCACTATACTGCAAAATATCATAAAGgatcaaaactttttttcaatcaaaatttttatgtccagtccaaaatattgtaaaatgtCAAAAGTCTAAAATGCATAACActcaaagcagaaaaaattaaacttttaagtGGTTACCGGAAGAGTGCAATTCTACTGATGGAAGACCAAGATTTTTGATATATCCATGGGCAAGTTCATTGCGTACAATTGCATAGTTTTGCTgagtttttataaattcaaGAACTTGTTCCTGTAAAACAATGtatttacaagaaaatggTAATGGTACTATTACCCATCTATTACCATTAATGGTACCATTGCCATTAGGTCTTTTACTGCTCCACGCCaacaaaatgttgatttttgttaagttgtgttatttatttgcataccgaaataaattttctatcttttataaaagttaaagCCAGTCTCTTTGTGGCAGAGCTGTTGTTGTAACTATAAGTCAATTTATGGTGTACAACCTTGGTAAAAGTAGTATGCTAAAAATGAATTCAAATAAtaaccaaacatttttaacaatattaaAATCATCAATGTTTTAATCTTACTTCAGACTCCAGTTTGCTTGGCTTAGTTGCATCTTCAAGACAAACTTCTAAAATCTTTCTTGGTAAGTTTCTGAACTTTGTCAAAACGATTGCAAACACAGGCATTTGAATTTTGTCATAGTCTTTATGATATGACACAGATACCTATGTTTAATggatgttaaaataatttaagttATGTCAGGAAGCTTGAAATTTCAgtatataatttatttgttcCACTAACTTTTATTCGTTTGTTTTCATTGgtatttttctaaatttaaataaattaaacatgtcCAAAGTATTACTacaaatcattaaaaaaaatgattggCTACGGTGTTAAATGTTGTTGTGCATTGCACAAAACAGAATGCATTCCGTTTCCACACCATTTTAATATGATATCATCAACAAATTGGAGGCAAATCACCCAACCTTGTGAACTCTAAGCAGCCAATCAGTAACTTTTAAGTATTGAAGGACTGTCGACACAAGTGGATCCTGAGCAAGTGTGATGCAAATGTATCGACCACCTAGTCGAAGAACTCGCTCAatttctttaaacatttttcctgCAGTCACATTCACCTCTGACGTATAATCACTTAATATTGCATCAAGTGTACCCTGAAATTGCATGAAAATATATTCACAGTATATCATGTTAACGATAAGCTCTTATAAAGTGTAAAGAACTTGTAAATACAACATAAAATGATGTTAATATGCTCAATACTGCATAATAATGgtgaaatattattttcattgGAAATTTTTACATATCATGTAAactttagtaaaaatgaaaccCTACATGAGCATTTTAAACCTTACTGTAATTGACAATGTCTTACTTTGTCTAACACCACTGAGCAACTTTCATCATCTAACTTGAGCTGCGCAGCATCCATCACTTCCCACTTCATTTCACTACGTGCTACATTCTTCTGTTTCATCTGCAACACGACAATATGTTTAACACATACAACAGCATCAATAACAAGTTGCATTATAGTTACAGAAGATTTCAGTATCAGTACCATATTCAATTCAAATTGTCAATCTACATCATTTTTTACTGAGCAATAAACGATTCATACGATGGAAAGTCAGTCGTACAGTGTAATGAAAAGTAttgttaaatcaaaaaaactaaattgcagTTAGTAAATTCCAAATGAATATACTATATATCACATGAAGATCACTACACTTTGTATCCAAACAATTCAAATTACTAAAGTATGATATACATATAATGGACTGCATTATACATTGAACCCACAGACTTATGCTACTGAGTGAGAAATCTTTAGCATGGTCAGGGACTCCCTTTATGCTCTTCCTTGGcaatgttgaaaattttcaaactatttcattacttacaatattttgtaattgctTTCTGCAATTGCTGTAATGTCAACATCAATGCCCATACTGGAAAGTAGTCCTTACTAAATATTATACTAACCTTTATACTAACTCAGAGTTACAGTTTATTGACTAACGATCTCCTTTGTCATGGGCGATATGTGACAAACCAGTCGTTATACTAAatgaatatttgaaaaatgacaATTCTTATATACCAATCATTGTTCAAAATACTGTattgttataaatatattGTGTTCAACGTTGATAGGCAATGTTGAGTGAtagacaaaaatgaaaaaaattacataaattaTAATGAcatataatttaataattagGCCTACTGATACTACATGAATAGAATTTTGCATAATTCATCTACCTGATCAATTACAGTTGTACTAATATCTATGTTCAATATTTTGAGAAAACCACCATCATATAGCTTTTCACTTAGTTCTGAATTTCCACAACCAATCACCAAAATATCATctgcaaaacatatttttgtttttaaagcctGCAGTATATACAGGTCTGACACCTTTTCATATCACcataaacaacatttttttgttttagaggATATTTCTTGAtagaaagaatattttgtataaaaatatatatagccTTATTATATATAGTCGTATTGTATAGGACTATAGGTGATATAAGTTgctcaacaacaaaaaaataggTACGATAAAATTAATCATAATCTATTAGTCGTTATGTATTGGTTTCATGTGTGCCCCAGATTTACTGTGTAAATATTTggcatttaatttttatagatattatatatactgtatattccAATTTTGTTGCCTATAGGTTAACCTGACCGAGAACACAAAATTATGCAGTAACAGAATTatacatgtttcttttttcgCTGCCATATCTTGCATCGTACTTGTTCTACCAGTGGGTATATTTATGTggtgttttttaaaatatttcacgaTTGGTATATTTACAAATGGATTTATCCTGTATATTTTGCAGTGATACTCTCAAACTTCAATTTTGCTTGGAATTTAAACAAAGACATATAATGTTTATATGTAATGCTCTCAACTGGTATGATTTCATGAAATATCAATTTACTTGTTAAACTTTTAGCATTTTCttctttgaactttttgcatttccGTTGATACTTGCTTTATATTGTTATTACTATTTATGTTCTAAATCTAAGgcgtaaattaggtatttatCATTTAAGTTTTTCTTGCTAAAAATATGGGTTTTTTAGAATAAACAATAAGAATTGGGTGGTTTTGATATTCTCGGAATGGATAACGAAGTTTCAGTTGTGAGATATAACTGTATGGTGTAAACAGTACTAATTTTAACTTAAAGCAAGTCATTTGAGCAAATTAATGATATGACAACTTTCCCTGACATGCAAATTTATTTGACTCTCATTAAGAACAATACAATTAAAACATAACATAGCTACTCAAAATATATATGCCAACGTACATACCTTTCGGTTTGATATATCTCAATAAAATTCCACTCAGTTCAAAATAGTTTCCATACCATTCAAATGCTTTTGTGCGTTTAGTGAAAAACTCCTCCCAATATTCAGCTTTATGGAAATCTGAAGAGGATTTTGGCAAAAGATCCATATGAAAATGTGCTAACGTATCTCCAGCAGTAGTTTAGTTcaattttgttggttttaagTATCTTAAAACTAATAACCTAATGTACCaatatataaaaaagtaataaacatTGATATTACTCAAACCATGCTGCAGACATGGAAAGACTGAGGTGAATGACTTGGGTCTGAGCATGGGAACACACAGGAAATTTTACAAGGGGCTGCAAAAAGTGCTATACTTTTCAGTTCAAActaattcaaatttaattgctaATATTTCACACCAATGATGCTTCCAAAGATTGTAAATTAATCTAAGATAACGCAAACTTAATCTTatagttaattattttaagaCGAGAATGCGAAAACTGAACTTTGTTTCGAATCCTAAGCCAGAATTTAGTCACATTCTGATGGGTCAAGCAATCACCCATGGTTCTGGATGTTTCTGTCTCAAGTcagctttttataaaaacttgGCGTGAGTGTTTTGTCAAACAGAATAAGCTTGCATTAAGGgtcataaatatttacaactaGACTTGTGCTTCAAAGCCAAGTGAATTCTTCATggtgaaacaaaaatttagacCATTAAATTTAAGGAATTCGGCCATACAAACAGCTAATTCACAAGCATGCAACTTGTGCAAAAAAGCTTTTACTACCTTATTGAAAAACTGGCATATGCAATACAGTTCTATATTTAGTGGAAATTTACACAGTAACCTACTTTGATACCAGCACGAATTTTAATTCCATTAAAAGCGTTTGCACATATCCGGTTGCCCACAGTATTCTCAAATGACACTTTTCCAGGTAATTGTTGATTAATATGAAAATAACTACGCAAAATTTTTAGACTGGACTGTGAGTTTGAAAAGGATATTCTTTGCGTCGTCAGACTTTTGTtgatgtttaaaattatatagaGCCTACACTCAGGCCTTGTTAATCTGGATTACTttgtttcgtcaaaaaatgtcgataCAGCGGGGAATACGGATTTCAATTTCTAAGAATATTACAGTGAGGAAAAAATTACAGAGTGCTATGAGCAAAAGTAGAGCTCGCCTTAATCAAAACCTAAATGGGACCAGGCTGCACGAGAGTGACGAGACGAGAACATTGAAGAGCACTGCAAAATAAGCAACTGAATTTATGATTTGGCCCAAAAAACTACTTACAGAATGGGGTTTCTTTTGACCCCCTTTGCGACGTAATAAATTCATTGTCTGATAAATAATTTGACTTAGCGGAAAACGTGCGCCTACTGTATTCAGTGACTGAATAGTATGATACCTGCATGATAGATAATAGTATGATACTCATGCTTGCGaaaagtataaagttaaccttaagagtggccaactatatcctgtttcttattttactttgaaatttggttaacacggttcagacaacatcaacttaGTATGTTATGGTAACTTTAGCGAATACATGTATACTGGTAAACAAAATACCGTATACAAGCCACAGGTGTTGGCCTACGCCCTACGTGAATGACAGGACATATAATGAATTTATAACTTTACAAAGGGGAAGGTCACTATTTGGTATGACACCGTTGGCCTCGCAATAAATGGATCTCAGGTTCCATGTTCGATACCGAGTAGCGccataccgttgtaatgcccGTGGGCAAGGGGGCATTAACAACACTTGCAGCTGTTCTGTGAACCGAGTGGACAGTTCTACATTCGAGCAATAATActacaaaaaagtcaaaaaaagaaataaaaaatgtgtgacgaTGGTATGGGATGGTATGATAAGTGATAACGCTTACCCTcgaactgaggaaagtctttgcaggAAACCCCGCGATAATTATTCAGCTAGGTGGCCGGGGCTCCAgcaatgaggaatcatcgccgagtttaatccgtgcaaagactttcctcagtccgagaataaaaattatgatACCATACCAAATAAAACCAtgataaattaatttattaatacAATACGTCCCATGTATATCGATTGATCTTTGATATTATAGTTTTAACTACGGGAATTACCCATTTACGAAACAAAACCGGACTTGTCAATTTTGTTACTCTGAATCAAAATGTGGCTTTTGCTGGTAGTTAATAAAACCGGGAGGTAAGTTTAGAATTGCTTATACACACAAATGCGTTTTAACAGTCGGCCAACCCCtaaattcacaaaaaattCCCAAGTTTTTTCGCAAATGACAGTGGATCACCAGCAGGCCAGTGTAGAGGAGAGGTTAGTCGAGG
Above is a window of Clavelina lepadiformis chromosome 8, kaClaLepa1.1, whole genome shotgun sequence DNA encoding:
- the LOC143468261 gene encoding uncharacterized protein LOC143468261 isoform X4, whose amino-acid sequence is MSTGKAISEHGLHVIRTDDIVIIENDAADEVFTDTKKNSEVKDVELPSAGIVSRLKDKFRNDKKIETASKPTTFPAIYKRAKSANDMFSPVFMNGVQEDGSALTPSNPSLPRTFTYPSDTSVTLNKIERKESVDLTTPRGFRSRKDSIENFVTPYHKVTSPTGIRKVTPPVLSPRKLRGPVKSASIDTSSLHAPGRKEFNTFDTVITEKAILPKLHSFEPSQDFNKEVITLHSGNLENQVKVEQNNNPYIVKTSEVIKSAALISPELHSVKSPHIRGPRSPANSNNVPPASNKENIPQVPKRRQINYTKAHIPASTIKSLPHEKSPMVTHQKSQDIIQSKDECRIIDLGRTSMDPSLLKSKAAIAANEIMKESKTIMIVPKLKSKATPVTQTPAPSKQKQKVAAKDVKVVKNISNIDDFATNIPPPKDTVISSVDHASYKSGTKSINKTSTVPASSIDDVIAKDKEEKKVKDSVPNSGIKTVVIQENMPLSEDLSTKVRSLPKTAVQSKTVDRGVNSAVAETDGKAKSRSLFVKSSKATVQTNRDSSSGDTIQSLFGPKFKKPGTVTTNSFGGKSFVIDPSKFKSSARSATTTPTSASKGTVQSVGNTMVITPKTRAGSAPSPSDDNAQSKGKRKLTVDQIKVIGGYVKLDHSNLAKPNKIPKNNHVRFQDGRLETVFQYPSERSLLNEVNELSLNQKMASLHNKPSSMKDAKTSYTPKYLLGKKGNLDIEDNDEDDLSTISAPAPIEEKISSTDAKPLADGDATSFSFSSSNDLLF